In Tolypothrix sp. NIES-4075, the following proteins share a genomic window:
- a CDS encoding NAD+ synthase: MKIAIAQINPTIGDLPGNATKILYAAQQAAAAGARLLLTPELSLCGYPPRDLLLNPSFVEAMRITLQQLVKDLPPNLAVLVGTVEKNQEAHHNGEKPLYNSMALLDEGIKQIFHKRLLPTYDVFDESRYFEPGLQANYFTLDDIDIGVTICEDLWNDEEFWGKRSYTNNPIADLAILGVDFVVNLSASPYSVKKQQFRERMLRHSAIRFQQPIIYANQVGGNDDLIFDGRSFALNSRGELICRARGFETDLVIVEFDEERRDLLQSTVVAEYESEDEEIWHALVSGVRDYAQKCRFSQVVLGLSGGIDSSLVAAIATAALGKENVFGVLMPSPYSSEHSISDALALSESLGIKTTTLPIGQLMQGYDNTLADLFAGTQFGLAEENIQSRIRGNLLMAIANKFGYLLLSTGNKSEMAVGYCTLYGDMNGGLAVIADVPKTRVYSISHWLNHHSPFLNSCTDAINRVSTTNAINRISTIIPENVLTKAPSAELKPGQVDQDSLPPYEILDDILQRLIHNHQSAAQIVDAGHDAQIVDRVIQMVARAEFKRRQAPPGLKITDRAFGTGWRMPIASNWFSVKNAYQSKTIAIHK; this comes from the coding sequence ATGAAAATTGCGATCGCTCAAATTAATCCGACAATTGGTGACTTACCAGGAAACGCTACCAAAATTCTCTATGCAGCACAACAAGCAGCCGCAGCCGGTGCGCGTTTACTACTAACACCAGAACTTTCTTTATGTGGCTATCCACCGAGGGATTTATTATTAAATCCTAGTTTTGTGGAGGCAATGCGTATAACTTTGCAACAATTAGTTAAAGATTTGCCGCCAAATTTAGCTGTATTAGTAGGAACAGTTGAAAAAAATCAAGAGGCACATCATAATGGAGAAAAACCTTTATATAATAGCATGGCGTTGTTAGATGAAGGTATCAAGCAAATTTTTCATAAGCGACTTTTACCCACTTATGACGTATTTGATGAAAGTCGCTACTTTGAACCAGGTTTACAAGCCAATTATTTCACCTTAGATGATATTGATATTGGCGTAACTATTTGCGAAGATTTGTGGAATGATGAGGAATTTTGGGGCAAACGTAGTTACACCAACAATCCGATTGCTGACTTAGCAATTTTGGGTGTAGATTTCGTTGTAAATTTATCTGCGTCGCCCTATAGCGTCAAGAAACAGCAGTTTCGAGAAAGGATGTTGCGACATAGTGCCATTCGTTTTCAACAACCGATTATTTACGCCAATCAAGTAGGTGGAAATGATGATTTAATTTTCGACGGCAGAAGTTTTGCTTTGAATAGTCGGGGTGAGTTGATATGTCGTGCCCGTGGATTTGAAACCGATTTAGTAATAGTTGAATTTGACGAAGAACGGCGAGATTTACTACAAAGTACTGTAGTAGCTGAATATGAAAGTGAAGATGAAGAAATTTGGCACGCTTTAGTTTCGGGAGTGCGAGATTACGCTCAAAAGTGCCGTTTTTCTCAAGTAGTATTGGGTTTAAGTGGAGGAATTGATTCTTCATTAGTAGCAGCGATCGCTACTGCCGCACTTGGTAAAGAAAATGTCTTCGGTGTGCTGATGCCTTCGCCTTACAGTTCCGAACATTCTATCAGCGATGCTTTGGCATTAAGCGAAAGCCTGGGAATCAAGACTACTACGTTACCCATCGGGCAGTTAATGCAAGGCTATGACAATACTTTAGCCGATTTGTTTGCTGGCACGCAATTTGGGCTAGCAGAGGAGAATATTCAATCTCGGATTCGGGGTAATTTATTGATGGCGATCGCCAACAAATTCGGCTATCTCCTTTTATCTACCGGCAACAAATCAGAAATGGCAGTTGGTTACTGCACCCTTTACGGCGATATGAATGGCGGATTAGCCGTAATTGCCGATGTTCCCAAAACCCGCGTCTACTCAATTTCCCACTGGCTTAATCACCATTCCCCATTCCTTAACTCTTGTACAGACGCGATTAATCGCGTCTCTACAACAAATGCGATTAATCGCATCTCTACAATAATTCCCGAAAACGTCCTCACCAAAGCACCCAGCGCTGAACTCAAACCCGGTCAAGTCGATCAAGACTCCCTACCACCTTACGAAATATTAGACGACATTTTGCAACGCCTAATTCACAACCATCAATCAGCCGCACAAATTGTTGACGCCGGTCACGACGCACAAATTGTAGACCGAGTAATTCAGATGGTAGCGCGTGCCGAATTTAAGCGACGACAAGCACCCCCCGGCTTAAAAATCACCGATCGCGCCTTCGGTACTGGTTGGCGAATGCCGATCGCCAGCAACTGGTTTTCAGTTAAAAACGCCTACCAGAGTAAAACAATTGCCATACATAAGTAA
- a CDS encoding NUDIX hydrolase — translation MPGHKQKKIPNLLNQQPLADFKVGVDNVIFSVDTAQNRLLVLLIMRQQEPFLNQWSLPGTLVRQGESLEDAAYRIMSEKIKVNNLYLEQLYTFGGPNRDPREAIDSFGVRYLSVSYFALVRFEEAELIADKATGIAWYPVKQVPQLAFDHNEVLAYGHRRLRNKLEYSPVAFEVLPETFTLNDLYQLYTTVLGDNFADYSNFRARLLKLGFLSDTGIKISRGAGRPASLYKFDAEAFAPFKDKPLVFI, via the coding sequence ATGCCAGGACACAAGCAAAAAAAAATTCCAAATCTGTTAAATCAACAACCTTTGGCTGATTTCAAAGTTGGTGTCGATAATGTAATTTTTTCTGTAGATACCGCGCAAAATCGGCTACTAGTTTTATTAATAATGCGACAGCAAGAGCCATTTTTAAATCAATGGAGTCTTCCCGGTACTTTAGTACGTCAAGGAGAATCATTAGAAGATGCCGCTTATCGCATCATGTCAGAGAAAATTAAAGTTAACAATCTCTATTTAGAGCAATTGTATACCTTTGGCGGACCCAATCGCGATCCACGCGAAGCGATCGATAGCTTTGGTGTCCGCTATCTATCAGTTAGTTACTTTGCCCTTGTCCGCTTTGAAGAAGCCGAATTAATTGCCGATAAAGCAACTGGTATAGCTTGGTATCCGGTGAAGCAAGTACCGCAATTAGCCTTTGACCATAACGAAGTTTTAGCGTATGGACACAGGCGATTGCGAAATAAATTAGAATATAGTCCGGTAGCTTTTGAAGTCTTACCAGAAACATTTACTTTAAATGATTTATATCAGTTATACACCACAGTTTTAGGAGATAATTTTGCCGATTATTCTAATTTTCGAGCGCGTCTACTCAAACTAGGTTTTTTATCCGATACCGGAATTAAAATATCACGCGGCGCCGGTCGTCCAGCTAGTTTGTATAAGTTTGATGCAGAAGCATTTGCCCCATTCAAAGATAAACCTTTGGTCTTTATTTAA
- a CDS encoding nicotinate-nucleotide adenylyltransferase, which yields MKIALFGTSADPPTAGHQTILNWLSEHYDRVVVWAANNPFKSHQTPLEHRVAMLRLLIAGMDTPQRNVVLEQELSSFRTLETVEKAKLSVGEDVELTLVIGSDLLNQLPRWYRIEDLLRQVQLLVVPRPGYAIDESSLSGVLHLGGKIAIANLIALDVSSTTYRENKDPKALTPPVVNYIQQKHLYECQDTSKKKFQIC from the coding sequence TTGAAAATTGCTTTATTTGGTACTAGTGCCGATCCACCAACTGCCGGACATCAAACAATTTTAAATTGGTTATCTGAACATTACGATCGCGTGGTAGTTTGGGCAGCAAATAATCCCTTTAAATCGCATCAAACACCTTTGGAACATCGAGTGGCAATGTTGCGACTATTAATTGCAGGTATGGATACACCACAGCGTAACGTTGTTTTAGAACAAGAATTAAGTAGCTTCAGAACACTGGAAACGGTGGAAAAAGCGAAACTCAGCGTAGGTGAAGACGTAGAATTAACATTAGTTATCGGTTCAGATTTGCTAAATCAGCTGCCGCGTTGGTATCGTATTGAAGATTTGTTGCGACAAGTACAATTACTAGTAGTGCCGCGACCGGGATATGCGATAGATGAGTCTAGTTTGTCAGGGGTGCTTCATCTGGGAGGAAAAATTGCGATCGCTAACCTCATCGCTTTGGATGTTTCCTCAACAACTTATCGTGAAAATAAAGACCCTAAAGCTTTAACTCCCCCTGTTGTTAACTATATTCAACAAAAGCATTTGTACGAATGCCAGGACACAAGCAAAAAAAAATTCCAAATCTGTTAA
- a CDS encoding nicotinate phosphoribosyltransferase: MITLPNLDCASTNIQQENQQLNISAADYSLLTDLYQLTMAACYTGEGVEQSSASFELSVRRLPENFGYLIAMGLAQALEYLEKFRFSASQIAALQATGIFEGASDRFWSLLLEGRFTGDVWAVPEGTAVFANETLLRVEAPLWQAQLVETYLLNTINYQTLIATKAARIRDVAGEKATLLEFGTRRAFSPQGSLWAARAALAGGLDATSNVLAALQLGQKPSGTMAHALVMALSAMAGGEEQAFIAFHRYFPGASLLIDTYDTIAAAKKLAEKVNSGEMKLAGVRLDSGDLVNLSKEVRSLLPEVSIFASGDLDEWEIAKLKAKDAQIDAYGLGTRLVTGSPINGVYKLVEIDGIPVMKESSGKITYPGRKQIFRTINEGKIKGDRLGLADETYSIEQPLLQLMVKDGKRIQASETLAEIRQRSTASVASLPEETRQLNHPVSLQVEISAELEKLTQQTQRLGIGD, encoded by the coding sequence ATGATAACTTTGCCAAACTTGGACTGTGCATCTACCAATATCCAGCAAGAGAACCAACAATTGAATATCTCTGCGGCTGATTACAGTTTGCTGACTGACCTTTACCAGCTAACAATGGCAGCTTGTTACACGGGTGAAGGTGTAGAACAATCATCGGCAAGCTTTGAATTGTCTGTAAGACGCTTACCTGAGAATTTTGGTTATTTAATTGCGATGGGTTTAGCGCAAGCGTTGGAATATTTAGAAAAATTCCGCTTTAGTGCTTCTCAAATAGCGGCTTTGCAAGCGACGGGGATTTTTGAGGGTGCAAGCGATCGCTTTTGGTCATTGCTGCTTGAAGGACGTTTTACCGGCGATGTTTGGGCAGTGCCAGAAGGGACAGCGGTATTTGCCAATGAAACTTTGTTACGTGTAGAAGCACCGCTGTGGCAAGCACAGTTAGTAGAAACTTATTTGTTAAATACCATTAATTATCAGACATTAATTGCCACAAAAGCTGCACGGATTCGCGATGTCGCAGGCGAGAAAGCCACCTTACTAGAATTTGGTACAAGACGGGCATTTAGTCCCCAAGGCTCTTTGTGGGCAGCGCGGGCAGCGTTAGCAGGTGGATTAGACGCTACATCCAATGTGTTAGCCGCGCTACAACTGGGGCAAAAGCCAAGTGGTACAATGGCTCACGCCTTAGTCATGGCTTTATCGGCAATGGCAGGTGGTGAAGAACAAGCATTTATAGCATTTCATCGATATTTTCCGGGTGCGTCATTGTTAATTGATACTTACGACACAATCGCAGCTGCCAAAAAGTTAGCTGAAAAAGTCAACTCAGGAGAAATGAAATTAGCAGGAGTTCGGTTAGATTCTGGGGATTTAGTTAACTTATCAAAAGAAGTGCGATCGCTTCTTCCTGAAGTGTCGATTTTCGCTAGTGGCGACTTGGATGAGTGGGAAATTGCTAAACTCAAAGCCAAGGATGCCCAAATTGACGCTTATGGATTGGGAACGCGACTAGTTACAGGTTCGCCGATAAATGGAGTTTATAAACTAGTAGAAATTGATGGTATCCCTGTCATGAAAGAGTCTAGCGGTAAAATCACTTATCCGGGGCGAAAGCAGATTTTTCGCACTATAAATGAAGGTAAAATCAAAGGCGATCGCTTGGGATTAGCAGATGAAACTTATAGCATAGAACAACCTTTATTGCAATTAATGGTTAAAGACGGTAAACGAATACAAGCCTCAGAAACTTTAGCAGAAATTCGCCAACGCAGCACCGCTTCAGTAGCGAGTTTACCTGAAGAAACCAGACAGCTAAATCATCCTGTTTCCCTACAAGTAGAAATTTCCGCAGAATTAGAAAAACTCACCCAGCAGACGCAAAGATTAGGGATTGGGGACTAG
- a CDS encoding nicotinate phosphoribosyltransferase: protein MAISRILASITLYISEAAMRIFGPNDDAYPVIGIQPFTGEPYKGAADNW from the coding sequence ATGGCTATCTCCAGGATTTTAGCGAGCATTACCCTGTATATTTCTGAAGCCGCGATGCGGATTTTTGGTCCTAATGATGATGCTTATCCTGTTATTGGTATACAACCTTTTACAGGTGAACCTTACAAAGGTGCAGCCGACAATTGGTAA
- a CDS encoding diacylglycerol/polyprenol kinase family protein: MLTSFFDLQSTHSLSLQFAIVAVWVSLILLIAWVTNRFNSDAELLRKIVHIGTGNVILFAWLLNFPASVGITASILASAVTLLSYLFPILPGINSVGRQSLGTFFYAVSVGVLVACFWHLQQPQYAAIGILIMAWGDGLAALIGQRFGKHKYQVFGAQKSWEGSLTMAIVSYIVCSLILVFTVGNIWQTWLVSLIVALIATGLEAFSLLGVDNLTVPIGSAAFAFVLIQLLS, translated from the coding sequence TTGTTAACTTCATTTTTTGATTTACAGTCAACTCACTCTTTGTCGCTGCAATTCGCGATCGTTGCAGTATGGGTATCGCTCATCCTTCTAATTGCCTGGGTGACAAATCGTTTCAACAGCGATGCAGAACTTTTGCGGAAAATCGTTCATATTGGTACTGGCAATGTGATTTTATTCGCATGGTTGCTAAATTTCCCTGCGAGTGTGGGGATTACAGCTTCGATTTTAGCGAGTGCTGTTACCTTACTATCCTATCTATTTCCGATTCTCCCAGGTATTAATAGTGTCGGACGCCAAAGTTTGGGGACATTTTTTTATGCTGTTAGTGTAGGTGTTTTAGTTGCTTGCTTCTGGCACTTGCAACAACCGCAGTACGCAGCGATCGGTATTTTGATAATGGCATGGGGTGATGGATTAGCAGCGCTGATTGGACAACGATTTGGCAAACATAAATATCAAGTCTTTGGAGCGCAAAAAAGCTGGGAAGGCTCTTTGACGATGGCTATTGTCAGCTATATTGTCTGTAGTTTGATTTTAGTCTTCACAGTGGGCAATATTTGGCAAACTTGGCTGGTATCACTAATAGTTGCTTTAATAGCTACTGGTTTAGAAGCTTTTTCTTTGTTGGGTGTTGATAATTTGACAGTTCCTATAGGTAGCGCGGCTTTTGCTTTTGTGTTAATTCAGCTACTGAGTTGA
- a CDS encoding M15 family metallopeptidase, with the protein MRPYHQVPIIECGEPLVKIPLELFAVESPHPYEKLGAPYGEHSPYFIRSSLIDNLIEAQSYLQLIHPNWRIQIFDAYRPVAVQQFMVDYSFAQALEERGLTEALSPTKRQEIWEAVYQIWAVPSLDEKTPPPHSTGAAVDVTLVDDNGRVVDMGSVIDEMSERSLPDYFANNSVEAQQYHAHRQLLHNVMLKAGFQRNPREWWHFSLGDQMWAWLNNQLIPTNSLSARYGRVV; encoded by the coding sequence ATGAGACCTTATCATCAAGTACCAATTATCGAATGTGGTGAACCGTTGGTGAAGATTCCTTTAGAATTGTTTGCGGTGGAATCTCCCCATCCTTATGAAAAGTTAGGTGCGCCTTATGGGGAACATTCTCCTTATTTTATCCGCTCTAGCTTGATTGATAACTTGATAGAAGCGCAAAGTTACTTACAGTTAATACATCCAAATTGGCGCATTCAAATTTTTGATGCTTATCGCCCAGTTGCTGTGCAACAGTTTATGGTAGATTACAGTTTTGCTCAAGCGCTAGAAGAAAGGGGATTAACTGAGGCATTGTCACCAACTAAACGCCAAGAGATTTGGGAAGCGGTTTATCAAATTTGGGCTGTACCCAGTTTAGATGAAAAAACTCCGCCTCCCCACAGTACAGGTGCGGCGGTGGATGTGACGTTGGTAGATGATAATGGACGAGTAGTTGATATGGGTTCTGTGATTGATGAAATGTCAGAGCGATCGCTTCCCGATTACTTTGCCAATAATAGCGTCGAAGCACAACAATATCACGCTCATCGTCAACTGTTGCATAACGTCATGTTAAAAGCCGGATTTCAACGCAATCCTAGAGAATGGTGGCATTTCTCTTTAGGAGATCAGATGTGGGCATGGTTGAATAATCAATTGATACCAACTAATTCTCTGTCAGCCCGTTATGGACGTGTTGTATAA
- a CDS encoding TspO/MBR family protein, protein MIKSWMIIGAITFIVMIGSFFITPRDIKWFANLTRPRWLVFEPLIPIIWTVIFICGAASANIVWQKNPGSLITWLLMGLYLLLEIITVTYIPIMLRFRSLKRGEIIGSVGAIFGVVLTISVLPISPLAAALLVPYILWSPIGAYTTDELIKLNPQDA, encoded by the coding sequence ATGATTAAATCTTGGATGATTATTGGAGCGATAACTTTCATCGTGATGATTGGTAGTTTCTTCATCACTCCCCGTGACATCAAATGGTTCGCTAACTTAACTCGTCCCAGATGGCTAGTTTTTGAACCACTAATTCCCATCATTTGGACTGTGATTTTTATTTGCGGTGCAGCTTCGGCTAATATTGTTTGGCAAAAAAATCCCGGAAGTTTGATAACGTGGCTGTTAATGGGTTTATATCTGCTGCTGGAAATTATCACTGTCACCTACATACCGATAATGCTGAGGTTCCGCAGTCTCAAAAGAGGAGAAATTATTGGTTCAGTTGGTGCTATTTTCGGTGTGGTGTTAACAATTTCTGTTTTGCCGATTTCGCCACTCGCGGCAGCTTTACTAGTACCTTATATACTGTGGAGTCCGATTGGTGCTTACACCACCGACGAGTTAATTAAGCTAAATCCTCAAGATGCTTAG
- a CDS encoding TspO/MBR family protein, with the protein MIKSWMVIGGVTFLVALAANIITPGDRRWFKSLQRPRWLTFEAAIPLIWTVIFICGAWSAYIVWEKNPSTTQTWLRMGLYLLLEIATIAYTPVMFRLRSLKIGTIIGAIGFIIAVILALAILPVSGWAALLLVPYLLWSPIGTYTTKAMTELNPQDA; encoded by the coding sequence ATGATTAAATCTTGGATGGTAATTGGGGGTGTGACTTTTTTAGTTGCGCTGGCTGCTAACATTATTACCCCAGGCGATCGCAGATGGTTTAAAAGCTTGCAAAGACCGAGATGGCTAACTTTTGAGGCAGCAATTCCACTTATTTGGACTGTAATATTTATCTGCGGTGCTTGGTCAGCTTATATTGTCTGGGAAAAAAACCCCTCAACGACTCAAACATGGTTGCGAATGGGTTTATACCTACTTTTAGAAATTGCTACCATCGCCTACACACCTGTAATGTTTAGACTTCGCAGCCTGAAAATCGGTACAATTATTGGTGCGATCGGTTTTATTATCGCTGTTATTTTAGCTCTGGCAATTTTACCCGTTTCTGGTTGGGCAGCACTGTTACTGGTTCCTTATTTACTTTGGAGTCCAATAGGAACTTACACCACTAAAGCAATGACTGAGCTTAATCCCCAAGACGCTTGA
- a CDS encoding response regulator has product MMWDQSLRLNGVRVLVVDNNSDCRDLLRIVFEDYGIETIACKCVSEALEILKEITPDVLISEIALPNEDGFSLMHKVKAIEFAEQVEIPAIALTTYDTKYDRAYARLVGFCKHLSKPVDFDELIATVAKVTKQIQLVGAA; this is encoded by the coding sequence ATGATGTGGGATCAATCTTTACGGCTTAACGGTGTACGAGTGCTGGTTGTTGATAATAACTCTGATTGTAGAGATTTGCTGAGAATAGTGTTTGAAGATTATGGCATAGAGACGATCGCCTGTAAATGCGTAAGCGAGGCTTTAGAAATTCTCAAAGAAATTACACCAGATGTTTTAATCAGCGAAATTGCCTTGCCTAATGAAGACGGCTTTTCGTTGATGCATAAGGTAAAAGCAATTGAATTTGCCGAACAAGTCGAGATTCCCGCGATCGCTTTAACCACATACGACACAAAGTATGATCGTGCCTATGCTCGATTAGTCGGCTTTTGCAAGCACTTATCCAAACCTGTTGACTTTGACGAGTTAATCGCAACAGTTGCTAAGGTAACTAAACAAATTCAATTGGTAGGTGCAGCATGA
- a CDS encoding ClpX C4-type zinc finger protein, whose translation MACSFCGRNHKQVDALISGPMIHIRNDYLRLFICNDCVRLCNEIIEEMPEKAKS comes from the coding sequence ATGGCTTGTTCTTTCTGCGGTAGAAACCACAAGCAGGTTGACGCGCTAATTTCAGGTCCGATGATACACATCCGCAATGACTACCTAAGGCTATTCATCTGTAATGACTGCGTGAGGCTGTGTAACGAAATTATAGAGGAAATGCCAGAAAAAGCAAAAAGTTGA
- a CDS encoding IS607 family transposase: MKLMYKPHEFAKKLGVTVKTLQRWDTSGKLPAKRTVSNYRYYTDDDLRIAQGLQPLEAKKKVVVYCRVSSNNQKPELSNQIKAMEIFCTTKGLSIDECIKEIGGGLNFKRKKFLSIVFSIIKGEIKTLVVAHKDRLCRFAFDFVEELATSYGCEIIVANQESLSPQQELVEDLMAIIHCFSCRLYGLRSYSIDLKNKLQETIDNPRHEQIELEGEERAC; this comes from the coding sequence ATCAAACTGATGTACAAGCCGCACGAGTTTGCGAAAAAATTAGGTGTAACAGTTAAAACACTGCAACGGTGGGATACTTCTGGGAAACTCCCTGCAAAAAGAACAGTTTCTAATTACCGTTATTACACTGATGATGATTTAAGAATAGCTCAAGGTCTACAGCCTCTAGAAGCAAAAAAGAAAGTGGTTGTATATTGTCGTGTGTCTTCAAATAACCAAAAGCCTGAGTTATCAAATCAAATCAAGGCTATGGAAATTTTTTGTACCACCAAAGGGCTATCTATCGATGAATGCATAAAAGAAATTGGGGGAGGACTAAACTTTAAGCGCAAAAAGTTTTTAAGTATTGTGTTTTCTATTATTAAAGGTGAAATCAAAACCTTGGTTGTTGCACATAAGGATAGACTTTGCAGATTCGCGTTTGATTTTGTAGAAGAGCTAGCCACATCTTACGGTTGTGAAATTATTGTAGCCAACCAAGAATCTTTGTCACCGCAACAAGAATTAGTTGAAGATTTGATGGCTATCATACACTGTTTTTCTTGCAGGTTATATGGACTGCGTTCTTATTCTATCGATTTAAAAAATAAACTTCAAGAGACTATTGACAACCCTAGACATGAGCAAATAGAATTGGAAGGTGAAGAACGAGCGTGTTGA